The DNA sequence CTGCATCTTCGCCGTCACGGACGTGATGGCGATCGGCGCGATGACGGCGTTGCGCGAGGCCGGCTTGGCCGTACCCGGCGACATCTCGCTCGCCGGCTTCGACGACATCCCGGTGGTCCGCGACCTCGCCCCGGCGCTCACGACCGTCCGGCTGCCACTGGAGCAGCTGGGCGAGCGGGCAATGGACCTCGCGATCAAGGGCGGCAGCGCAAGCCGCCCTCGAACGATCCGGCTGGCCGGCGAGGTAGTCCTGCGCGAGAGCACCGGACGACCCAAGCGCTGACCGACAGGTCTTGCCGAGCCACCGAAGCCGAGCAGCGAGAAACACCGCACCCTGGGCGATCACCGGGCAGGGGCGCCGAGCCGCACCGCACGAACGCGCCGCGCCCTCAAGCCCCGACCAGGCAGGCCACCGCACCGCACCGCACTGCACCGCACGAACGCGCCGCGCCCCCGAGCGCCGACCGGGCAGGGCGCCGAGACGCTACAAGGAAGCACCGCGCCCCGAGCCCCGACCTGGCGGGCCGCCGAACCGCACCGCACGAACGCGCCGCTCCCCCGAGCCCCGACCAGGCAGGCCACCGAAGCCACACGGCGCGATTGCACCGCGTCCCCGAGTTCTGCCCGAGAGGCCGCCGAAACCGGACAACGCGAAAGCACCACGCCCCAACCTCCGACCCGAGAGTCCGGCCGGGCCGCCGTAATCGCGCACCGAGAAGCACCGCGCGCACTCAGGCGCCGACCGAACGAGGCGATAGCACCCGCGAAGCCGTGCCGCGCGACAGCACCACACGCCCCGAGCGCCCGACGGACGGGCCGGCCGAGCCGCCGAATTCGTCCAGCGAGAAACCCGCCACGCGCCCGCAAACCACGCGCGACTGGGGCGGCCGGACCGGCGAAGTCGCACTGCGGGAGACCACCACGCACCCCGGGCACCGACCGGACGGGGCCTTGTCGTGCCCCGGCGCAGGCCCTACCGTAGTCGGCGAGAAAGCGCTTTCTGACTACTCCGGAGGTCCCCGTGCTCGTGCTCCCCACCCCCGGCGGCGAGCTCACGACGTGGTCGCCGGGCGGGCCGCGGCCGCCCGAGCCGCCGTCGGTACCTCCTGCCTCTCGGATCGCCTACGCCGCCGCGCACGTCGTGGCGGACGCGCTGGCCGACGAGCCCTACCGCGTGGACTGGGACACGACGCTGGCCTTCCGGGAGCACCTCTGGGCCTGCGGGCTCGGCGTCGCCGACGCGATGGACACCGCGCAGCGCGGCATGGGCCTGGACTGGGCGACCACCCGCGAACTGGTCACGCGCACCGGCGCGGCCGCGGGCGGGCGGCCCTGGGTCGCCGGCGTCGGCACCGACCAGCTGGCCGCCGGCCCGGCCACCGTCGCGTCCATTGTGGACGCCTGGCGTGAGCAGCTCGACCTGGTCGGCGGGGCGGGCGCGGTGCCGGTCGTGATGGCCAGCCGGGCGCTCGCCGCGGCGGCGTCCGGGCCGGACGACTACCACGCGGCGTACGGCAAGCTGCTGTCCGAGGCGAGCGGGCCGGTCTTGCTGCACTGGCTGGGCGAGCAGTTCGACCCGGCGCTGGCCGGTTACTGGGGCCACGCCGACGTCCGGGACGCGGCCCGGGAACTGGGCGCGCTCTGCACCGAGCACGCCGGGACCGTGGCCGGGGTGAAGGTCTCGGTGCTCGACGCCGCCGTCGAGACGGAGTTCCGCCGGGCGCTGCCGGCCGGCGTCCGGTGCTACACCGGCGACGACTTCCACTACCCCGACCTCATCGCGGGCGACGAGCACGGGCACAGCGAAGCCCTGCTCGGGATCTTCGACCCGATCGCGCCGGTCGCCGGGGCCGCGCTCGCCCGTCTCGACGACGGCGACACCGCCGGGTTCCGCGCGCTGCTCGACCCGACCGTGCCGCTGGGCCGCGAGATCTTCCGCGCGCCGACCCGGCACTACAAGACCGGCGTCGTCTTCCTCGCCTACCTCAACGGCCACCAGGAGCACTTCCGGATGATCGCCGGCCAGGAGTCGGCGCGCACGATCACGCACCTCGCCACGCTGCTGCGCCTCGCCGACGACGCCGGGGTGCTGGCCGATCCCGACCTGGCCGTGGCCCGGATGCGGCCGCTGCTGCTGGCCGCCGGGGTGGCGTGATGGACGAGCGGCTCAGCCTCAACCAGATCACCACCAAGGCCTGGTCGCTGCCCGAGGCCGTCGCCGGGTGCGCGGAAGCGGGCGTCGGCTGGATCGGGCTGTGGCGGGACAAGGTCGCGGAGACCGGCGTCGACGAAGCCGCGCGCCTGCTCAAGGAGCACGGCGTCCGGGTCTCTTCCCTGTGCCGCGGCGGGTTCTTCACCGGCGTGACGCCCGAAGGCTCCCCTGTGGACGGTGTGGCGCGGACGCGGGAGGCGATCGACGAAGCCGCCGCGCTGGGCGCCGGCGTCCTCGTGCTGGTGGTCGGCGGGGTCGCGGGCAACGACCTCAAGGCGTCCCGGCAGCGGGTCGCGGACGCCGTCGGCGAGCTGGCCCCCTACGCCGGGGAACGCGGGGTGCGCCTCGGTCTGGAACCGTTGCACCCGATGCAGTGCGCGGACCGATCCGTGCTGTCCACAGTGGACCAAGCGCTGGCGATCGCGGTCGAGCACCC is a window from the Amycolatopsis sp. NBC_00355 genome containing:
- a CDS encoding dihydrodipicolinate synthase family protein gives rise to the protein MLVLPTPGGELTTWSPGGPRPPEPPSVPPASRIAYAAAHVVADALADEPYRVDWDTTLAFREHLWACGLGVADAMDTAQRGMGLDWATTRELVTRTGAAAGGRPWVAGVGTDQLAAGPATVASIVDAWREQLDLVGGAGAVPVVMASRALAAAASGPDDYHAAYGKLLSEASGPVLLHWLGEQFDPALAGYWGHADVRDAARELGALCTEHAGTVAGVKVSVLDAAVETEFRRALPAGVRCYTGDDFHYPDLIAGDEHGHSEALLGIFDPIAPVAGAALARLDDGDTAGFRALLDPTVPLGREIFRAPTRHYKTGVVFLAYLNGHQEHFRMIAGQESARTITHLATLLRLADDAGVLADPDLAVARMRPLLLAAGVA
- a CDS encoding sugar phosphate isomerase/epimerase family protein — protein: MDERLSLNQITTKAWSLPEAVAGCAEAGVGWIGLWRDKVAETGVDEAARLLKEHGVRVSSLCRGGFFTGVTPEGSPVDGVARTREAIDEAAALGAGVLVLVVGGVAGNDLKASRQRVADAVGELAPYAGERGVRLGLEPLHPMQCADRSVLSTVDQALAIAVEHPAEQVGVIVDEFHVWWDPRIEESIAAAAGRIAGFHVCDVLVPLPDPLLGRALPGDGPIDHRHLRARVEAAGYTGPIEVEVFNAGLWARPGAEVLAETIVAFERHVARGSGRR